From the genome of Macaca thibetana thibetana isolate TM-01 chromosome 8, ASM2454274v1, whole genome shotgun sequence:
ttttgtttgtttgtttgttttccttttttgagacggagtctggctctgtcgccaggctggagtgcagtggcacaatctcgactcactgcaacctccgaatccctggttcaagggattctcctgcctcagcctccctagtagctaggattacaggcgcacgtcaccacacccagctaatttttgtatttttagtagagatggggtttcaccaagttggccaggatggtctctatctccagaccttgtgatctgcccgcctcagcctcccaaagtgctagaattacaggtgtgagccactgcgcctggcctgaactcACTTTTAACACTAAAAAtagtgcctttaaaaaaaaaaaaaaaaaaaaaaaaaaaaaaaaaaaaaaacctctgctaATAGCAAGTGAAAACCTGCCAACAAGCTCTTGGTGACTCTGGACCTGGGCAGTCCCCAGCCTTCTGTTCAGCTGTTCTTCCCACCTCTCATAGGAAACATAGTCTATGAAAGGCTGAGGACGTCACATCCGCGTTAGTGCAGGCTTCCTAGAACCCACATTACTCATTCATCCAAGGAGGGCACATCAGCACCTGGTGACCACACTGTGCAAGGAATCGTGGAGCATCAGGAACAAGGCACGACCCTCCCTTTCCTTAGGACAGTTCCCGTTCACAGGGAGATGAGGCACAGCCATCAATTCCCCGAGTCATGAGGGGCTACCCTGGCAGAGGTGACAAATGCTATTGGTGGCAGGACACCGGTAGACATAGAGGGAAAAGTCCACACAGACAGGTTCCCAGGCAGAAAGGAAGTCAAGGCAGCGGGGGAGGGGAGTCAAAACAAGCGATGCTGAGACGCAGCTCTGAGGTTTGTGGGCGTCTCTGATTGAGGGAGATGGAAGGTGAGTCAGAGAAGTGAGGTTCTCAGTTCACAGATTTGGGctcatgggtgtgtgtgtgtgtgtgtgtgtgtgtgtgtgtgtgtgtgtgtgtgtgtgtgtgtgtgtgggtgtgggtgtgtgtgtgtggggtgtgtgtgtgtgtgtgtgtgtgtgtgtgtgtgtgtgtgtgggggggtgtgtgtgtgtgtgggtgtgtgtgtgtgtgtgtgtggtgtgtgggtgtgtgtgtgtgtgtgtgtgtgtgtgtggtgtgtgtgtgtgtgtgtgtgtgtgtgtgtgtgtgtgtgtggggtgtgtgtgtgtgtgtgtgtgtgtgtgtgtgggtgtgtgtgtgtgtgtgtgtgggtgtgtgtgtgtgtgtgtgtgtgtgtgtggggtgggtgtgtgtgtgtgtgtgtgggtgtgtgtgtgtgtgtgtgtgtgtgggggggtgggtgtgtgtgtgtgtgggtgtggtgtgtgtgtgtgtgggggggggggtgtgtgtgtgtgtggggggtgtgtgtgtgggtgtgtgtgtgtgtgtgtgtgtgggggtgtgtgtgtgtgtgtgggtgtgtgtgtggtgtgtgtgtgggtgtgtgtgtgtgtgtgtgtgtgtgtgtgtggggggtgtgtgtgtgtgggggggggtgtgtgtgggggtgtgtgtgtgtgtgggggggtgtgtgttgggggtgtgtgtgtgtgtgtgtgtgtgtgggtgtgtgtgtgtgtgtgtgtgtgtgtgtgtgtgtgtgtgggtgggggtgtgtgtgtgtgtgtgtggggggggggtgtgtgtggggggggtgtgtgtgtgtgtgtgtgtgtgtgtgtgtgtgtgtgtgtgggtgtgtgtgtgggtgtgtgtgtgggggtgtgtgtgggtgtgtgtgtggggggggtgtgggtgtgtgtgtgtggggtgtgtgtgtgtgggtgtgtgtggctgtgtgtggggggtgtgtgtgtgtgtgtgtgggtgtgtgtgtgtgtgtgtgtgtgtgggtgtgtgtgggtgtgtaagagcaggagagagaggtcTTGTTCCAGGTCTTCTCCATAGACTCTCCTGACCCTGCCGCTTCCTGAGATGAGTCATTCACCAGGGGGTTTCCTTGCCTTGTTCTTCCTGGACCCGTATTGTGTTAGGCTGTTTTAGAGGCAAGTTTGATATCCACACTGTGATTTCCTCCTTCAGGCATAGACACCCTAAAAAATGCCTTGTTGATCTTAAAATGAGCAACTCAGAATTGTTCTGAGGTTGGCTGTGGTTGGAAATCTGCTTCCTTTGAGtttttgtggcttttttctttctttgttcttttggtatAAAAAGACCCCTGGGTTAAGAAGCAAGCCATCTGTCTTGTAGTCTCGGGCCAGCCTCATGGTCTGGGGTAAACCACTTCTTCTCTAAACACGTTTATCATTCTGGAAATAAGAGGTGGCTTTAAATGATTTCTCAGGGATCCCTAGCTGTGACCCAGTGCTAGGCAAATGCAGGCCTCATGAACAAGCACCAAATACTCCCCTGGGAAAGGTCAGCAGAACCCAGTGACCCAATCACTGCTGCTGTCCCCGAGGGTCGCTCATCCTCCTGTCCAGTCCCTCCACTGAACGAATGTTCTGCGTCTCATGCTGCTCGTCTAAAACAAGGACAATGAGGGTTCCTGTACAGTCTGGTTGTATGAGGATTAAGTGTGTTCATATGTATATAAAGTGCTGAGAACAGAGTTTCGCACAGCACATGCTGTTGTTAGTACAATCATTACTCTCAATGTTGATTTTAATGAAACCACATCCTCCACGCCAACAATACCATGAGCTGGGGCCTTGCAACCGCACAGCCTCCCTCTGCCAGAGCCAAGTAGGGAGGGATGGCGTCCCTGGAGCCGGCACAGCCTCtctggaggtggggggtgggggaggtggccCCCATGCTTCCTGATCGCCATTTAGGTCCCTGGTGACACCTCCTGCACCAGACTCTGGGCTTCAGGGAGCAGGATTGACACAGGCAGGGCTCGTTTGTCCTCCCACCGGCACCAGGCGCAGACATTCTCAGAGTAAAGGGCTCATCATCTACTTCCTGGGTGAATGACTTTTCCTCCAAGCCCGTGAGGTGAGCCCAGTGGTGGCCTCAGTTCACCACCTCAGGTCACAGGCTCCAGGCTCCAGCACAGGGATGGGACCCCAAAGAGCCCTGTGGACTCTGCTAAGGAACACCAGGAGCTCCCAGAGGCCAAGCGCAGGGCAGAGATGTGGAGAAGCAGCTGCTCGGAGGACCTTAGCCCTGCAGAGGCCGAAACATGGCTGCTATTATACAGAAGGGGAGGGCGAAAATGCTAGAGCCATGGCTTCTGCAGCTCCTTTTTACCACAATCGAATTGCCGAAACCACTGTTAAGGAGAAagtcttaaaagcagccagagaacaAAGATCTTCTCCCCCCAGACAAGCCAGGTGTGAGGGGCCGCCTAAGCCCTGAGAAACCACAGCAGGAGGAGGTAGCGGCAGAGGACCCACCCCAGCCGGTGctgctcccctctcctcttcACCAGGACTGTTCCCCGCTCCCTCCACCCAGTGCTGAGACCAACAGCAGACATGGGGGTGAGCGTGTGATGCACTTAACATGACCTAAGCCATACCAATATATTACCAACAAACTCCAATGACTTAACTTTGAAATTCTTCTCATCTAACTTCTTAAAGTGGTCATTCCTAGTGTCCCCCATTCCTACTAGTGCTCTGGACAGACTTGCCTGTGGCCTGGTGCACACGCTTCCCCCACTCTGAGCTGCagtctcctcctctgtaaaatgtcATGATTCCTTCAATTTCCTGCTCAGAGACTTGGATGGGCTGCGAGTCCCTGTTACTCAGGGTCTCCTTGTGGGCATTGTTCTCACCCCAGGCCTTGGTGGGGGACATGAGTGCTGGAAAAAGGCCTCAGGAAGGCAAATAACTGACTCAGGAGTCCACATCCAGGGCTTGCTGCAGGGTCCCCAGTATGCAGCTGGACCTgccatccccacctcctcccaaTGAGGTCACCCCAGGCAGCCCAGTCTCAGCACATCCAGGACCTGCTGCTGGGGCCAGGCCCCTGATGCTGTGCTCAGGCGGACATCCCATCCTCAGGGTGCAGGCGGTGGAGTGAGGTTGTCACCAGGACTGCAGGAAGGACAGGGTTGCAGCACGGCCCGCCAGTCTGTGTGATGCTCAAGATGGCCATGTGTCCCCCACAGTCAGCCCAGAGTCCCAAGCCACTTCAGAGAGTCAGGGCAGCCATGAGGAGAAAGGATTATGTCCACCTGGTTCTGCTGTGGGTGGGAGGCAGTTCCTCAGCCCATGAGGCTTCCAGTTTCTGGAGAAACCAAGTCATTCTGTCCACACGTTCAGGGCCTCTTCAACCACCTGGAAAAGGAGGAGTCTCCTTAGCAGGCGGGGAGGGGCCCATGCAGCACCTCTCTCCCAGAGGACAGTGGGGCGCAggggtgggctgggggcagggacaCTGGACAAGGAGCCCTGGGGCTGGGGACAAGAAGGGGGCCTTCCAATTCAGAGACACCCTGAGGAAGGGGGATGAGAAGGGGAACTAGAGTAAAACCAACACGTGGAAAATCTCTGTGTTGTGCTCTGACCAAGGCTGAATAAATCCCGTGACCACTTCTCATCCTCACCCTTGTCACCCAGTTGAGGAACTGACTGCCCCACGCCTGGCTGGGCCTGAAGATGGGAAGAACTGGCCCTGCTATCTCCCAGACTTGGCTGGGAGATGTGGGGACCCCCAGCTCCAGGAACTGATGAGACCAGGGTCCGGGGGGTGCACCGGATGTGGGGATGGGGCGATCACAAGGAGGGAAATAGAGCCAGGCTGGAGACACCAGGACTTGGGGTAGGGGTGAGCATTTCTGTCTGGGGGAACAGAGCAGAAGGAGGCAGGGCAGAGAATGTCCCACGCCCCTGCCCTCAGTCACCACCTTCCTTCAGATAAGGAAGGAATTTCTTCCAAAGTGCAAACTTACACAATCAGAAACACAATTAGAACTACAATCCCTACGATGATGCATAAGAGGTAACCAGCAGAGGCAGGAGTCCCTGGGCTGGTGGTCGTTGTCTCTTCAGCAGCTGAGGTTTCCACAATGGCACTGGCGCCAAATTCTTCAACACACTGGCTATCACTCCAGGACATACAATTACTGACCTGGACTTCCTCACTAGGGCACCTGGGTACACACAGAGAGGGACGTGAGGACTCTTGAGGGAAAGCTGGCCAGGTGGGATGAAAGGGGAGCCACCCTCCGTCTCCAATGTCCCTGAGAAGGAGTCATGGGAAGGATAGCCTCCTTGTGTCTGAAGGGGGTCCCCCAAGCTCCCTTGTTGAGGCTGAAAAAGAGTCTGAGCATGCGCATTTcagcccctcagcctccctgctcTGGGGTCACAGGAGCCTTCTGTGTTGGACACACTCTGAGCTTCCCTGGGCTGCAGAGGAGGCCTGCATTAGGAGGAGCCACACGCCAGGAGAAGGTCACAAGTCCTTGTGGCCACAAGCTGAGCCCTGTCCTCCAGTCAACCCACAGTACAAGTGAGCTCTCACCCCGACCTGTCTGCTGGTTCCTCCCAATCACAGCAAACATTAGAGGGCCAGAGAAGGACAAATTACTCTTGCCCCTTAAAGCCCAAATAGGGAAAAGACAGGACTTATTAAGGGATTGGGGCCAGGGGTGAGGCCGGCTGGATTGGCTCAGGCCTTCATGGGAACTTGAAGGAGCTCCACCCACAGCTTTCTTATGACTTTTGTCGGTAGTGGCCACTTTTGTTTTTATGGGTCCTGCCTgcataaaaagtattaaaaataacatttttaaaaacagtttggtATAGCAACAAACACAACCCAGACTGGATTCAagtgttttcttctcattttttttttgtttgtttgttttgagacggagtctcgctctgtcgcccaggctggagtgcagtggcacgatctcggctcactgcaagctccgctttctgggttaaagcaattctcttgcctcagcctcccgagtagctgggactacaggtgaccgccaccagcccggctaatttttgtatttttagtagagacggggattcaccatgttggccaggctggtctcgatctcctgacctcaagtgatccgctctcctctgcctcccaaagtgctgggattacagatgtgagccaccgcgcccagctttctTCTCATTTCAAAAGGAAATTGCATTTCCTAGGTTTGATGAAAAGGGTCAAGGGATCTAGAAAGTTGCCTCTTGTGCCCAGTGAACAAGTCGGTCTGGCCAAGGGGACTCatgctggggaggggtgggaaggggctgctgcagggggcaggggtggggacaggCAGATGGACCAGGAGGGGCCACTGCAGACCCAAGAGACCCCACAGGCTCAGGGACACCCCATGGGTCTGGAGGCTCCATGGGGTCAGCGGAGAAATAGGGGTACCAGGTGACTCAGGTCTTCTTGGGTTCCTGAAAGCTGCCGGGAGCCCGTGGCTGCTGTCTCACCCTATGCTGTACTTCCGGCACATCTCAGGGGAGTTCCTATCCCAGAAGGTGCCTTCCTCACAGAAGATGACTTCCTCACACTGACACACTGGGTCTCCGGTCATGGTGCAGGAACTTGTATTTGTTTGACCTGACAACAGAGCATAAGGTTTTGGGAATGTGTTTCCCTGATGTATCCCTCAACCTTCCTTATCACCCACCCCCTTCTACTCAGCTCAGCCAAGTTCACCGAGGAGTTCTGAGGGCCAGTTTCTGCACCTGCATACCCAGGGCTCATACAGGACACCCACCCTTCAGCTGTCACCAATACTCAGAGGAGTCATAAAAGGGAGCATGATTCATGATTTATTACATCAGATTAGGGGAAAAGCATTGTTTAGATGGCATAGTCAATAGCAAAGGAGGTGCAAGGGCATCACCTGAGAGACTCTGCAAGGAGAGGAGCCCTTAGGGGACTTCCCTAAAGCCTGGGCctgctggggaggaggaaggggcctGAGAACCTGAAGGCTGAGTGAGGTCCAGCATCTGCCAGAAGCACagagcctgggggagagagccTGACCCTGGAGCAGACCCGTCCCACTGCTGAAACCCAACCCTGTCCACTGGATCAGGCCTTCTCTGTGCTTTAATGATCCCCCTACCCTCTTGCAGCTGACAGTTTAGAAGATTTCCCAGCCAGGTGGCATGCATTACAGAAaagatttctttctattttttttagtctGTCAAATATATAATCATGAAACAGGGTGATGAAGACCAAGCTGGGCTGGAACTTGGTTCCCTGACTCACATCGGCTACAACTCCCACCTCATTGTCCCACACTCCGCCTCTGGACAAGAGGTGCACACAGTCTGTACCTGATTTACAAACTGTACATGggaggcaagaaaacagattgtTGGAAGTGTTGGTGTAACCCACACCTTCTGTGCACGGGTTACAGTCTCCAGTATGTTCTCATCTATGAGAtcctgggaagggagagaaaagccAATGAATGAGTCACCACAGAATTCCCAGAGGCTGACAGTGGCTGAAAAACTTCTCTTTTCGCTCTTAGTGGAATCCAGACAGAGAAATCCACTCTTCCAGGCTTGGTCTTGTCATGAATTCAGCATCTATTACATACCTTTGATGGGCACTGCTGACAGAAATATAATACAAACCACACGCAACATTCAAATTCTATGACAGCCGTATTAAAATCGTAAAAAGGATGAGgccaaattaattttaacaatataattttaacttaaaatatctaaaatactacatttcaacatgtaatcaatacaCATcactgatatattttatttttacacccTCAATCACAAAATAACATCCAACCTCCTGTACATGTGATCTGCCCATGCTGGTCCACCTGACCTGTTTGCTGTCCACTCACCACAGTGGCTCCCTGTCTTCTCCCTGTTAGTCTCCCCAAGCCCCTGAAACCTGGGGCTCTCATTCCTGCAAGGCCTTCTCAAGAGCACTCTTCCTGGCTCTCTGCAAGACTGGCCCTGTCCAACTTGAAATACCAGCCCAAATCACCATCCCTGAGAGGCCCCACCAACCTTGTCTGTTTCACCTATCACTTAACTATTCTTCATGGTTCCCATCAGGACATCCTGACTgttatgtgtatttatgtgtattttcttttcttttttttttttttagacagagtcttgctctgtcacccagctggagtacagtggcaccatctcggctcactgcaacctccaactccctagttcaagtgattttcctgcctcagcctcccgagtagctgggattacaggcatgcaccaccatgcacagctaatttctatatttttagtagagacagggtttcaccacattggccaggatagtcttgatctcctgacctcgtgatccgcctgccttggcctcccaaagtgctaggattaccggtgtgagccactgcacccagcctatttgtATGTCTTGATACCATCCCGGAAAgaaagctccatgagggcagggcctcTTAACCCCCGTTAGCATGGTGCCTGACTGACAGAAATCATCCAATGCATCCCTGTGGAAAAAGAGCCAGAAAGTGCAGGAAAGAGAAATCTAGAAGCACATAGAGACAAGAATATGATAAGGATGAGAGGTCAGTCTTCAATGGGGTCCTCAAGGCTAGACTACAGACCCAGAATCCTGGCCTACCCCCACAGACTCAGCTTCCAGGTCTGCCCCAGTGCCAGGTAAGTCCCCATGAACTCAGGATCCAGGCCCTTCCCTGTGGACCTAGGGATGAGGCCCATGCCATCACCTGGCTGACATCTGCAGACCCAAACTCAAGACCCATGCCAGTGCCAGTTTAGGACCCATGGACTGAGGCTTCAGGTCACCTTTCTGGATATAGGCTCTCGGCCTACCCACACATGCCTGGATACCAAACCGGCTTGCCTGAGGACACCAGCAACAAGACCACCTTTGAACCACACCACATGGCCTGACCAAAATCTGTGTACAGGCTGACTGGTGAAGGGTGTTCCCTGACAAAGCCAGTCTGTAAATATTGGAATAAGTCCCTGCTTCTTTAAAGCGCACATTCCAGCACATTGCCACAGGCTCATGAGCAATCAGGGAAACATGATAGCAccaaagcaacaaaataaaacacaagtagTCCACTCTAAACAAATGGAGATTTACAACAGCCTgacaaagaactgaaaatactCATTTTAAAGAAGCTTAGTcagctacaaaaaaaatacagatagacAAGTAAGTGAAGTCAGAAAGACAAtacattaacaaaatgagaagTTTAATAAACATACAGACACCATAATAAAggaccaaacagaaattctggaattgaacaacacaatatatgaaataaaaaatccaaTAGAGAGCTTCAACAGCAGAgttgattaagcagaagaaaggatcagtgagcttgaagacagatcATTTGAAATCTCCAAATcacaggaacaaaaagaaaaaaaagaatgaaaaagagagaagaaaaccaaCAGTACTGATGGGTTACCATGAAGCAAAACAATATAGGTATTATCATGGTCCAAGGAgcatcagagaaagagaaaggtgcAGAAAGTATAATTacaggttgggcgtggtggctcacgcctataatcccagcactttgggaggccgaggcgggtggatcacgaggtcaggagatcaagaccaccctagctaacttggtgaaatcccgtctctactaagaaataaaaaaaaaatcagccaggcatggtggtgagcacctgtagtcccagctactagggaggctgaggcgggaaaatggcatgaacccgggaggcagagcttacagtaagccgagccaccgtgcctggccaagttcaGAATATTCTAATACAATCATGGTAGTGTATAAATCACTTGCATCAGTATaaatgtcaaaagacaaaaattttgttttaagtgaTAGTTAATGCCATTTGTTAAGGAGTACACaacataaaaagatgtaaataggGCTGGttcaatggctcacgcctgtaatcccagcactttgggaggccaaggcaggtggagcttctgaggtcaggagttcaagaccagtctggctaacatggtgaaatcccgactctactaaaaatacaaaaattagctgggcatggtggcaggcgcctgtaatcccagatactcaggaggctgaggcaggagaatcacttaaacccagtaggcagaggttgcagtgagccaatatcatgccagtgcactccagcctgggcaacagagctagagttgccaaaaaaaaaaaagatataaataatgatgtcaaaaacaaaataaggcagGGGGAGGAAAAGTGTCGAGATTTTTATAAGAGCAAAGATAAGTGGTTATCAGTGTAAAATAAAGTTGGACATGAAATAAACTAACAAATTCAgaagtgtttctatacactaaaaagaaactatctgggctggaagcagtggctcacgcctgtaatcccagtactttgggagaccagggtgggtggatcacctgaggtcaggagttagagaccagcctggctaacatggtgaaaccctgtttctactaaaagtacaaaaattaactgggtgtagtggcaggtgcctgtaatcccagctacttgggaggctgaggcaggagagtctcttgaacccaagaggcagaggttgcaatgagccaagattgtgccattgcactccagtctgggcagcaagagtgaaactcagtctcaaaaaaaaaaaaaaaaaaaaaaaaagaaagaaagagagagagagagagagagagagaaactatctgaaaaatcccacttacaatagctacaaataaataaataaataacttaggaataaatttagccaagTAGGTAgctgtattttcttctgatttggTCTTGACATTTCTCTCTGTAGAGTGGCTATAAAATCTAGCCTTGCCCTGATGGGGATCCAGGAGATTTCCCAAGATGTTCACAAGAAACTTCTTTATGCTTATTTACACAACTCTGGTGTGAACCgttaagtttcttttctttctttttttttttttttttttttttttttttgagacagagttttgttctcgttgcctaggctggagtgcaatagcgcgatcttggctcaccacaacctctgcctcccagattcaagcgattcttctgcctcagtctcccaagtaggtgggattacaggcatccaccaccatgctccactaatttttttttttttttttagtagatacggggtttctccatgttagacaggctggtctcaaactcccgacttcaggtgatcctcctgccttggcctcccgaagtgctggcattacaggcatgagccaccatgccctgccgaACCACTAGGTTTCATTGTAGTGAGCTGCTGTGGGATGTATTGGGTTTGGGGTCAGGGAGATGAAGAACAAATGTGCTATATCAAAAACATTTGAACAGGGAAAGGAATTACTAACTGGGCAAACGATGCTGTGGTATGATTGGGTTTTAAACAACTTATATCAGACCTACAAATGGATGTCAAGGCAGCaactcttttaaataaatttatgacagaggtgaaagatctgaaaactgtaaaacattgatgaagaaatggaaagtaacaaaaataaacgGAAAGACAGTACAcattcatggattagaaaactcaatattgtttaatcgtccatactacccaaagtgatctatagattcaatgcaatgcctactaaaattccaatgacatttttcgccaaaatagagaaaacaattctaaaatttgtatggaactaaaaaagacttcaaatagccaaagtgatcttaagcaaaacaaacaaaagaacaaagatggaggcatcatatgacctgattttaaaatatattacgaAAGTATAGTAATCAAAACTGAATGGTAATGGCATAACAATGATAAATAAACTGATGGAACAAAATAGTGAACCCAGGTATAAATCAATGCATTTACAGTCGATTGATTGTGAGAAAGATACCAAGAAcacaaaatggggaaaggatagtctcttcaataaatggtattgagaAAAGTAGATATCGACATGCAGAAGAATGATATAAGACCTTTATCTCacattatatgtaaaaattaattcaaaatggactaaagattAAAACATAAGACCTAGAATGGTAAAACCCacaagaaaacatagaggaaatttTTCATGATGTTGGTccaggcaatgatttcttgactatgaccccaaaagcacaggcaacaaaaggaaaaacagacaaatgaggtTACATTAGACTAAAAAGGTTCTGCAtgacaaaggaaacaatgaacagagtgaagagacaacctacagaatgaaggTCAATATCCAAAAGATCCAAGATTTTGGTTAAAATCAAAAATACAcaggaactcaaacatctcaataGCATGC
Proteins encoded in this window:
- the LOC126961282 gene encoding tumor necrosis factor receptor superfamily member 10B-like, which codes for MFTFLNVFLGDGFNQQPVKKLSNAVFYNFHFLCPESGRKQLTNVLAVSILHCHPCVPSASHRQDRGLALSFSGPATGPSLLCHHCPAGGSFPADSGPQQQWHSFQEEKCPAGQTNTSSCTMTGDPVCQCEEVIFCEEGTFWDRNSPEMCRKYSIGCPSEEVQVSNCMSWSDSQCVEEFGASAIVETSAAEETTTTSPGTPASAGYLLCIIVGIVVLIVFLIVWLKRP